In Pseudomonas putida, a genomic segment contains:
- the tatB gene encoding Sec-independent protein translocase protein TatB, translating to MFGISFSELLLVGLVALLVLGPERLPGAARTAGLWIGRLKRSFNAIKTEVEREIGADDIRRQLHNEHILQMEQEAKRILNPQTPPAQEPAASASEPPAPVAPVAPASVPEQPEQPQPPRAP from the coding sequence ATGTTCGGCATCAGCTTCAGCGAGCTGCTGCTCGTCGGCCTGGTCGCACTGCTCGTGCTCGGTCCCGAGCGCCTGCCTGGCGCCGCGCGCACCGCAGGGCTGTGGATCGGCCGGCTCAAGCGCAGCTTCAACGCCATCAAGACCGAAGTCGAGCGTGAAATCGGCGCCGACGATATTCGCCGTCAGTTGCACAACGAGCACATCCTGCAGATGGAACAGGAAGCCAAGCGCATCCTCAACCCGCAGACGCCGCCTGCCCAGGAACCCGCTGCCAGCGCCAGCGAGCCGCCTGCTCCGGTAGCTCCGGTAGCCCCGGCCAGCGTCCCTGAGCAGCCAGAACAGCCCCAACCGCCGCGAGCCCCATGA
- a CDS encoding phosphoribosyl-ATP diphosphatase, producing MSDTLARLAEVLEQRKHAAPDSSYVASLYHKGLNKILEKLGEESVETIIAAKDAAISNDCSDVIYETADLWFHSLVMLSALGQHPQAVLDELERRFGLSGHDEKAARQPSA from the coding sequence ATGAGCGACACCCTCGCCCGCCTGGCCGAAGTGCTGGAGCAACGCAAGCACGCGGCCCCCGACAGTTCCTATGTGGCCAGCCTGTACCACAAGGGCCTGAACAAGATTCTGGAAAAGCTCGGCGAGGAATCCGTCGAGACCATCATCGCTGCCAAGGACGCCGCCATCAGCAACGATTGCAGCGACGTCATCTACGAAACCGCCGACCTGTGGTTTCATAGCCTGGTGATGCTCAGCGCGCTGGGCCAGCACCCACAAGCCGTACTCGATGAGCTGGAGCGGCGCTTCGGCCTGTCGGGGCACGATGAAAAAGCCGCCCGGCAACCGTCGGCCTGA
- a CDS encoding twin-arginine translocase TatA/TatE family subunit: MGIFDWKHWIVLLIVVVLVFGTKKLKNLGGDLGESIKGFRKAMSDEENKPAEPTPPPAQPVPPVQAAQQQSAPQNQGHTIEGQAQPVQEPQRKD, encoded by the coding sequence ATGGGTATTTTTGACTGGAAACACTGGATCGTCCTGCTGATCGTGGTCGTGCTGGTATTCGGCACCAAGAAGCTGAAGAACCTCGGCGGCGACCTGGGCGAGTCGATCAAGGGCTTCCGCAAGGCTATGAGCGACGAAGAGAACAAACCCGCCGAGCCAACCCCGCCACCGGCCCAGCCGGTACCTCCGGTGCAGGCGGCTCAGCAGCAGAGCGCCCCGCAGAACCAGGGCCACACCATCGAAGGCCAGGCCCAGCCGGTCCAAGAGCCACAGCGGAAAGACTGA
- the ubiB gene encoding ubiquinone biosynthesis regulatory protein kinase UbiB produces the protein MKLLAVRRLFRIQRVVIRYRLDDLLFDLPLPWWLMSLRLLMPWRWLPRKACELSRGARLRLALQDLGPIFIKFGQLLSTRRDLLPNDIADELMLLQDRVPPFDPKQAVALIEAQLGATVSQVFSRFDVEPLASASVAQVHAARLKSGEEVVVKVVRPGLKPVIAQDLAWLFLIAKAAERASADARRLHPVEIVGDYEKTIYDELDLLREAANASQLRRNFEGSELMYVPQVYWDLCRPKVLVMERIYGVPVTDMATLADQRTDMKLLAERGVEVFFTQVFRDSFFHADMHPGNIFVSTVKPWSPQYIAIDCGIVGSLTAEDQDYLARNLIAFFKRDYRRVAQLHIDSGWVPAQTKVNEFEAAIRTVCEPIFEKPLKDISFGQVLMRLFQTARRFNMEVQPQLVLLQKTLLNIEGLGRQLYPDLDLWSTAKPYLERWMRERMSPKAVIGNLYSQAEQLPHLADMTRDLLERMSQPHLHDPQLPERRRQGDRWALRLLGAGLLGGGAVLAAGAAEAASLAAPAAWPAWLMLAAGLYLIVRQ, from the coding sequence ATGAAGCTGCTCGCCGTCCGCCGTCTCTTTCGCATCCAGCGCGTGGTGATTCGCTACCGTCTCGATGACCTGTTGTTCGACCTGCCCCTGCCCTGGTGGCTGATGAGCCTGCGCCTGCTGATGCCCTGGCGCTGGCTGCCACGCAAGGCCTGCGAGCTGAGCCGCGGCGCACGCCTGCGCCTGGCCCTGCAGGACCTGGGGCCGATCTTCATCAAGTTCGGCCAGTTGCTGTCCACCCGCCGCGACCTCTTGCCCAACGATATCGCCGATGAGCTGATGCTGCTGCAGGACCGCGTACCGCCGTTCGACCCCAAGCAGGCCGTGGCGTTGATCGAGGCGCAACTGGGCGCAACGGTTTCGCAGGTGTTCAGCCGCTTCGATGTCGAGCCGCTGGCCTCGGCGTCGGTGGCCCAGGTACATGCCGCACGCCTGAAAAGCGGCGAAGAGGTGGTGGTCAAGGTCGTGCGTCCGGGCCTCAAGCCGGTCATCGCCCAGGACCTGGCCTGGCTGTTCCTCATCGCCAAGGCCGCCGAGCGCGCCTCGGCCGATGCCCGTCGCCTGCACCCGGTGGAAATCGTCGGCGACTACGAGAAAACCATCTACGACGAGCTCGACCTGTTGCGCGAGGCGGCCAACGCCAGCCAGTTGCGACGCAACTTCGAAGGCTCGGAGCTGATGTACGTGCCCCAGGTCTACTGGGACCTGTGCCGGCCCAAGGTCCTGGTGATGGAGCGCATCTACGGCGTGCCGGTCACCGACATGGCGACCCTGGCCGACCAGCGCACCGACATGAAGCTGCTGGCCGAGCGTGGCGTCGAGGTGTTCTTCACCCAGGTGTTCCGCGACAGCTTCTTCCATGCCGACATGCACCCGGGCAACATCTTCGTCAGCACGGTCAAGCCGTGGAGCCCGCAGTACATCGCCATCGACTGTGGCATCGTCGGCAGCCTCACCGCCGAAGACCAGGACTACCTGGCGCGCAACCTTATCGCCTTCTTCAAGCGCGACTACCGCCGCGTCGCCCAGCTGCACATCGACTCGGGCTGGGTGCCGGCGCAGACCAAGGTCAACGAATTCGAGGCGGCGATCCGCACCGTGTGCGAGCCCATCTTCGAGAAACCGCTCAAGGACATTTCCTTCGGCCAGGTCCTGATGCGCCTGTTCCAGACTGCCCGGCGCTTCAACATGGAAGTCCAGCCGCAGCTGGTGCTGCTGCAAAAGACCTTGCTCAACATCGAAGGCCTCGGTCGCCAGCTGTATCCCGACCTGGACCTGTGGAGCACCGCCAAGCCCTACCTGGAACGCTGGATGCGCGAGCGCATGAGCCCCAAGGCGGTGATCGGCAACCTGTACAGCCAGGCCGAGCAGCTGCCGCACCTGGCCGACATGACCCGCGACCTGCTCGAGCGTATGTCGCAACCCCATTTGCATGACCCACAACTGCCGGAACGCCGCCGTCAGGGCGACCGTTGGGCACTGCGCCTGCTCGGTGCCGGCCTGCTCGGTGGCGGCGCGGTGCTGGCCGCAGGCGCCGCAGAAGCCGCCAGCCTGGCCGCGCCCGCCGCATGGCCGGCCTGGCTGATGCTGGCCGCAGGCCTCTACCTGATCGTACGCCAATAG
- the hisI gene encoding phosphoribosyl-AMP cyclohydrolase produces MKDWLDEIKWNSDGLVPAIAQDHKTGRVLMMAWMNRESLALTAAEQRAIYWSRSRGKLWRKGEESGHVQKLHEMRLDCDADVIILMVEQLGHIACHTGRESCFYRVYENGQWNTVDPVLKDPHAIYNAGH; encoded by the coding sequence ATGAAAGACTGGCTGGACGAGATCAAGTGGAACAGCGACGGCCTGGTACCGGCCATCGCCCAGGACCACAAGACCGGACGCGTGCTGATGATGGCCTGGATGAACCGCGAATCGCTGGCCCTGACCGCCGCCGAACAGCGCGCCATCTACTGGTCGCGCTCGCGTGGCAAGCTGTGGCGCAAGGGCGAGGAGTCGGGCCATGTGCAGAAGCTGCACGAGATGCGCCTGGACTGCGATGCCGACGTGATCATCCTGATGGTCGAGCAACTGGGTCATATCGCCTGCCATACCGGCCGCGAGAGCTGCTTCTATCGCGTCTACGAGAACGGCCAGTGGAACACCGTCGACCCGGTCCTGAAGGACCCGCACGCCATCTACAATGCAGGACACTGA